The Erythrobacter sp. JK5 genome includes a region encoding these proteins:
- a CDS encoding DUF2312 domain-containing protein, producing the protein MAEATDDRLRLLIERIERLEEEKKGIADDIRDVYAEAKAVGYDAKIMRQIVRLRKMKPDDRSEQEIILETYKAALGMG; encoded by the coding sequence ATGGCCGAAGCCACCGACGACCGCCTGCGCCTGCTGATCGAGCGCATCGAACGCCTCGAGGAAGAGAAGAAGGGCATCGCCGACGACATCCGCGACGTCTATGCAGAAGCCAAGGCGGTCGGATACGACGCCAAGATCATGCGCCAGATCGTGCGCCTGAGGAAGATGAAGCCCGACGACCGCAGCGAACAGGAGATCATCCTGGAAACCTACAAGGCCGCGCTCGGGATGGGGTGA
- a CDS encoding heavy metal-binding domain-containing protein: MPNEWKDARGVIVTTTPSIEGRPIQEYCGIVVGEVIVGANIFRDLFANIRDIVGGRSGSYERILQKARDEAIEELQAEAASRGANAVVGIDLDYEVIGDTGSMLMVSASGTAVKV; this comes from the coding sequence ATGCCGAACGAATGGAAAGATGCGCGCGGGGTGATTGTCACCACCACCCCATCGATCGAGGGCAGGCCGATCCAGGAATATTGCGGCATCGTGGTCGGCGAAGTGATCGTCGGGGCGAACATCTTTCGCGATCTGTTCGCCAATATCCGCGACATCGTCGGCGGGCGGTCGGGCAGCTACGAACGCATCCTGCAAAAGGCGCGCGACGAGGCGATCGAGGAATTGCAGGCCGAAGCCGCTTCACGCGGGGCCAATGCGGTGGTCGGGATCGATCTCGATTACGAGGTGATCGGCGATACCGGCTCGATGCTGATGGTCAGCGCCAGCGGGACTGCGGTAAAGGTGTGA
- a CDS encoding GNAT family N-acetyltransferase: protein MTLTIRHGDPAADSAACARIYAPHVTESWVSFELEAPDADEMVRRMARYGTSHGWLVAEQDGEVAGYAYGSPHRERAAYANSCDVAVYVAREAARRGIGRALYSELLSILSRDFHAAFAGIALPNEPSVGLHRAMGFEPVGVYREVGWKLGGWRDVAWFQKRLGQGSVG, encoded by the coding sequence GTGACGCTTACGATCCGCCATGGCGATCCGGCGGCAGATTCCGCGGCCTGTGCGCGGATTTACGCGCCGCACGTCACGGAAAGCTGGGTCAGTTTCGAGCTTGAAGCGCCAGACGCGGATGAAATGGTCCGGAGGATGGCACGCTACGGCACCTCGCATGGCTGGCTCGTGGCGGAGCAGGATGGCGAGGTTGCCGGATACGCCTATGGCTCGCCCCACCGCGAGCGAGCGGCCTATGCAAACTCCTGCGACGTTGCAGTCTATGTCGCCAGAGAAGCTGCGCGACGCGGTATCGGGCGCGCGCTTTACTCCGAACTCCTCTCGATCCTTTCGCGCGACTTTCACGCTGCGTTTGCAGGCATCGCGCTGCCCAACGAACCAAGCGTGGGACTGCATCGCGCGATGGGCTTCGAGCCGGTCGGCGTCTATCGCGAAGTCGGCTGGAAGTTGGGTGGCTGGCGCGATGTTGCGTGGTTTCAAAAGCGCCTTGGCCAAGGGAGTGTCGGATGA
- a CDS encoding GNAT family N-acetyltransferase, translating into MIAVRRLGPGDLAGYRTMNAVFSEVFEEPENYADRPPGDSHARAWLANANNIAILAEAGGKTVGALAGYVLPKFEQERSELFIYDLAVRESHRRRGAATAMIEETRKIARNVGAWTVFVQADTTPEDEPAQALYRKLASSEITALHFDIAP; encoded by the coding sequence ATGATTGCGGTACGCCGCCTCGGACCCGGCGATCTGGCCGGGTACCGGACGATGAACGCGGTGTTTTCCGAGGTTTTCGAGGAGCCGGAGAACTACGCCGACAGACCGCCGGGCGATTCCCATGCCAGGGCGTGGCTTGCCAACGCGAACAATATCGCGATCCTCGCCGAAGCCGGGGGCAAGACGGTGGGCGCGCTGGCGGGTTATGTCCTGCCCAAGTTCGAGCAGGAGCGCAGCGAGCTCTTCATCTACGATCTCGCCGTGCGCGAAAGCCACCGGCGACGGGGAGCGGCGACCGCGATGATCGAGGAGACGCGCAAGATCGCGCGCAACGTGGGCGCGTGGACCGTGTTCGTGCAGGCCGACACGACGCCCGAAGACGAACCCGCGCAGGCGCTCTATCGCAAGCTTGCCTCAAGCGAGATCACTGCGCTCCATTTCGATATCGCGCCTTAG
- a CDS encoding YebC/PmpR family DNA-binding transcriptional regulator, with protein sequence MAGHSKFKNIMHRKGAQDKKRSNLFSKLSREITVAAKMGTPDPDMNPRLRLAVNTAKAQSMPKDNIQRAIDKATAGDDENYEEVRYEGYGPGGSAIIVEALTDNRNRTATAVRTAFSKNGGNLGTEGSVAHGFERLGYIEYGPEAGSEDKVLEAALEAGAEDISSSEDGHEIWTAAEDLHAVAEALEKALGEAKEVKLAWKPNLTVELDEKNAGTLLKLIDTLDDDDDVQTVWGNYEISDEVMDKLDA encoded by the coding sequence ATGGCAGGCCATTCCAAATTCAAGAACATCATGCACCGCAAGGGTGCGCAGGACAAAAAGCGTTCGAACCTGTTTTCCAAGCTCAGCCGCGAAATCACCGTCGCCGCGAAGATGGGCACGCCCGATCCCGACATGAACCCGCGCCTGCGGCTGGCGGTCAACACCGCCAAGGCGCAGTCGATGCCCAAGGACAACATCCAGCGCGCCATCGACAAGGCGACCGCGGGCGATGACGAGAACTACGAGGAAGTGCGCTACGAAGGCTACGGCCCCGGCGGCAGCGCGATCATTGTCGAGGCACTGACCGACAACCGCAACCGCACCGCCACCGCCGTGCGCACCGCGTTCAGCAAGAACGGCGGCAATCTCGGCACCGAAGGCTCGGTTGCGCATGGCTTCGAACGGCTCGGCTATATCGAATACGGCCCGGAGGCGGGCTCGGAGGACAAGGTGCTCGAAGCCGCCCTCGAAGCCGGGGCGGAGGATATTTCCTCGTCCGAAGACGGCCACGAAATCTGGACCGCCGCAGAAGATCTGCACGCGGTGGCCGAAGCGCTGGAAAAGGCGCTGGGTGAGGCCAAGGAAGTCAAGCTCGCGTGGAAGCCCAACCTCACCGTCGAGCTCGACGAAAAGAACGCCGGCACGCTGCTCAAGCTGATCGACACGCTCGACGACGATGACGACGTGCAGACCGTGTGGGGCAATTACGAGATCAGCGACGAGGTGATGGACAAGCTCGACGCGTGA
- the ruvC gene encoding crossover junction endodeoxyribonuclease RuvC, whose protein sequence is MPIILGLDPSLSCTGWGVIRAEGSRITHIANGEVKTSPRAPMAERLADLHRVIAGVIAQHRPERAACEEVFVNKNPQSTLKLSQARGAVLAACGAVGLPVEEHAARAVKKAVVGTGAADKSQVQAMLRILLPGVEPAGADAADALAVAIADAHLGRELRR, encoded by the coding sequence ATGCCAATAATCCTCGGCCTTGACCCTTCGCTCTCCTGCACCGGGTGGGGCGTGATCAGGGCCGAAGGCTCGCGCATCACCCACATCGCCAATGGCGAAGTGAAGACCTCGCCGCGCGCACCGATGGCGGAGCGGCTGGCCGATCTGCATCGCGTGATCGCGGGCGTGATCGCCCAGCACCGTCCCGAACGCGCGGCATGCGAGGAAGTGTTCGTCAACAAGAACCCGCAATCGACGCTCAAACTGTCGCAGGCGCGCGGCGCGGTGCTGGCCGCGTGCGGCGCTGTCGGGCTGCCGGTCGAGGAACACGCCGCCCGCGCGGTGAAGAAGGCGGTGGTCGGCACCGGCGCAGCGGACAAGAGCCAGGTGCAGGCCATGCTCCGAATCCTGCTGCCCGGGGTCGAACCTGCCGGGGCGGACGCCGCCGATGCCCTCGCCGTCGCCATCGCCGATGCCCATCTGGGCCGGGAGTTGCGACGGTAA
- a CDS encoding arsenate reductase produces MAIHLYGIPNCDTVKKARKWLEARELEYAFHDFKKEPVDPANLMEWIAAKGVDTVLNRRGTTFRKLSDADKAALDADKSGAKAVTLLQQHPSMIKRPVVAHAGGILIGFKEDEWSAALSSHS; encoded by the coding sequence ATGGCCATCCATCTCTACGGCATCCCCAACTGCGACACGGTGAAGAAAGCGCGCAAATGGCTCGAAGCGCGCGAGCTCGAATACGCGTTTCACGATTTCAAGAAAGAGCCTGTCGATCCGGCCAACCTGATGGAATGGATCGCGGCTAAGGGTGTCGACACGGTGCTCAACCGTCGGGGAACCACGTTTCGCAAGCTGTCCGATGCAGACAAGGCCGCTCTCGACGCCGACAAGTCCGGGGCCAAGGCGGTAACCTTGCTGCAACAGCACCCCTCCATGATCAAGCGCCCGGTCGTCGCCCATGCGGGCGGCATCCTGATCGGTTTCAAGGAAGACGAATGGTCCGCAGCCCTTTCCTCGCATTCCTGA
- a CDS encoding glycerophosphodiester phosphodiesterase family protein — MVRSPFLAFLIGAFVAVTPIAVAAQDAPIVIAHRGASGERPEHTLAAYELAIDQGADFIEPDLVATKDLVLVARHENELSDTTDVASREEFEDRRRDKIIDGQRIAGWFAEDFTLAELRTLRARERVPATRPANARFDGLYQVPTLAEIVKLVRAKEAATGRRIGLYPELKHPTFLLQEEGIDMVDLLLRDLRELGIGAGDPVFVQSFEVGVLQRLDQRSDYRLVQLIRDVGGPADEPGMRYEEMISPTGLKEIATYADGIGPWLGHVLGEDLSPTDLVANARAAGLTVHPWTLRKENGFLPPALQNGAVQSADGRYRALWSAAIASGADGFFTDNVGELVELLGEGR, encoded by the coding sequence ATGGTCCGCAGCCCTTTCCTCGCATTCCTGATCGGCGCATTCGTTGCCGTCACCCCGATCGCGGTCGCGGCGCAGGACGCGCCAATCGTGATCGCGCATCGCGGTGCGTCGGGCGAGCGGCCCGAGCACACGCTTGCCGCCTACGAGCTGGCGATCGATCAGGGGGCCGACTTCATCGAGCCCGATCTCGTCGCGACCAAGGACCTTGTGCTGGTCGCGCGGCACGAAAACGAGCTGTCGGACACCACCGATGTGGCATCGCGCGAGGAATTCGAGGATCGCCGCCGCGACAAGATCATCGACGGGCAACGGATCGCCGGCTGGTTCGCGGAGGATTTCACCCTCGCCGAGCTGCGGACGCTGCGCGCCCGGGAGCGCGTCCCCGCTACCCGCCCCGCCAATGCCCGGTTCGACGGGTTGTATCAGGTGCCGACCCTCGCCGAGATCGTGAAGCTGGTGCGCGCCAAGGAAGCGGCGACCGGGCGGCGGATCGGACTGTATCCCGAACTCAAGCATCCGACCTTCCTGCTGCAGGAAGAAGGGATCGACATGGTCGATCTGTTGCTTCGCGACCTGCGCGAGCTGGGAATCGGTGCGGGCGATCCGGTGTTCGTTCAGAGCTTCGAGGTCGGGGTGCTGCAGCGGCTCGACCAGCGCAGCGACTACCGGCTGGTGCAGCTGATCCGGGATGTGGGCGGACCTGCCGACGAACCGGGCATGCGCTACGAAGAGATGATCTCGCCCACCGGGCTCAAGGAAATCGCCACCTATGCCGACGGGATCGGGCCGTGGCTCGGACACGTTTTGGGCGAGGATTTGAGCCCGACCGATCTGGTCGCCAATGCCCGTGCGGCGGGGCTGACCGTGCACCCTTGGACCCTGCGCAAGGAGAACGGTTTCCTTCCGCCCGCGCTCCAGAATGGCGCCGTGCAGTCTGCGGATGGCCGCTATCGCGCGCTGTGGTCGGCGGCGATCGCGAGCGGGGCGGACGGGTTCTTTACCGACAATGTCGGCGAGCTGGTCGAGCTGCTGGGCGAGGGCAGGTAG
- a CDS encoding thiol-disulfide oxidoreductase DCC family protein, which produces MAIPRDHPIIVFDGMCVLCSANAQFVLKNDRTGKFRLAAMQDEAGAQILRDAGLDPADPLSFIILDAEQNGGKVRMDSDAVLHLWSELGWPWRLGAVFRLVPRFVRDSIYRLIARNRYRWFGKRETCWVPDREQASRIL; this is translated from the coding sequence ATGGCAATTCCGCGCGATCATCCGATCATCGTGTTCGACGGCATGTGCGTGCTGTGTTCGGCCAACGCGCAATTCGTGCTGAAGAACGACCGGACGGGAAAGTTCCGGCTCGCCGCGATGCAGGACGAGGCGGGCGCGCAGATCCTGCGCGATGCTGGGCTCGATCCCGCCGATCCGCTGAGCTTCATTATCCTCGATGCGGAACAGAATGGTGGCAAAGTGCGGATGGACAGCGATGCGGTGCTGCATCTGTGGAGCGAGCTGGGCTGGCCGTGGCGGCTCGGTGCGGTGTTCAGGCTGGTGCCGCGTTTCGTGCGCGATTCGATCTACCGGCTGATTGCGCGCAATCGCTATCGCTGGTTCGGCAAGCGCGAGACCTGCTGGGTACCGGATCGCGAACAGGCGTCGCGCATCCTGTGA
- the ubiG gene encoding bifunctional 2-polyprenyl-6-hydroxyphenol methylase/3-demethylubiquinol 3-O-methyltransferase UbiG: MGNANVSNVTIRPEEAAHFAALARDWWNPKGQMASLHQVNPVRLEFARAAVDAHWNTDRDGVKPLAGRSALDIGCGAGLLCEPLARLGAEVTGVDAAAENVAVASTHAAAMGLDIRYMTGEVGGLDIGTFDLVTCVEVIEHVADKRAFLSDVVARLAPGGLLVMSTPNRTAASRLLLVGAAEAVGYVPKGTHHWSDFITPDELAELLGELGLEMVERRGIAWRPGKGLHLSDDESLNYILSARRAD; encoded by the coding sequence ATGGGAAACGCAAACGTATCAAATGTAACCATCCGGCCCGAGGAGGCCGCGCACTTCGCTGCGCTGGCGCGGGACTGGTGGAATCCCAAAGGTCAGATGGCGAGCCTGCACCAGGTCAATCCGGTGCGGCTCGAGTTTGCCCGTGCGGCGGTGGACGCCCATTGGAACACCGATCGCGACGGCGTGAAGCCGCTTGCCGGTAGAAGCGCGCTCGATATCGGCTGCGGCGCGGGGCTGCTGTGCGAACCGCTGGCGCGGCTCGGCGCGGAGGTCACCGGGGTCGATGCGGCGGCCGAAAATGTCGCGGTCGCGAGCACCCATGCCGCAGCGATGGGGCTGGATATCCGCTACATGACGGGCGAGGTCGGCGGGCTCGATATCGGGACCTTCGACCTGGTAACCTGCGTCGAAGTGATCGAACACGTTGCCGACAAGCGCGCCTTCCTGTCGGATGTGGTCGCCAGGCTCGCGCCGGGCGGACTGCTGGTCATGTCCACGCCCAATCGCACCGCGGCGTCCCGGCTGCTGCTGGTCGGCGCGGCCGAGGCAGTGGGTTACGTGCCCAAAGGCACGCATCACTGGAGCGACTTCATCACGCCGGACGAGCTTGCGGAACTGCTCGGGGAGCTCGGTCTGGAAATGGTCGAGCGGCGCGGCATCGCGTGGCGACCGGGCAAGGGACTGCATCTGTCGGACGACGAATCGCTGAACTACATTCTTTCGGCCCGGCGTGCCGACTGA
- a CDS encoding aspartate kinase has protein sequence MKFGGTSMAGTERIRRVANIVRKQAAGGNEVAVVVSAMAGETDRLVNFCREANALYDPAEYDVVVSSGEQVTSGLLALTLQSLGCKARSWLGWQLPLKTAEAHAKARIETIDAPGMVASMEAGEIAVVPGFQGISDDGRITTLGRGGSDTSAVAVAAAVKADRCDIYTDVDGVYTTDPRIVAKARKLKAVTYEEMLELASVGAKVLQTRSVGLAMKEGVRIQVLSSFVGDDAVSADDLPGTLIVSDEEMDELVEKGLMERQLVTGIAHDKNEAKIILTRVPDKPGAVAHIFEPLADAHINVDMIIQNVGRDKGETDVTFTVPQADLARAQALLEDRRGEIGFNRIITDSKIAKISVVGVGMKSHAGVASTMFRALSDRGINIQAISTSEIKVSVMIDEDETELAVRVLHTAYGLDAVDEPA, from the coding sequence ATGAAATTCGGCGGGACCTCGATGGCGGGGACCGAGCGGATTCGCCGTGTCGCGAATATCGTGCGCAAGCAGGCGGCTGGCGGCAACGAGGTTGCGGTCGTCGTCAGCGCGATGGCGGGCGAGACCGATCGGCTGGTCAATTTCTGCCGCGAGGCGAACGCGCTCTACGATCCGGCGGAATACGACGTGGTGGTTTCAAGCGGCGAGCAGGTGACGAGCGGGTTGTTGGCGCTGACGCTGCAATCGCTGGGCTGCAAGGCGCGCAGCTGGCTCGGCTGGCAATTGCCGTTGAAGACCGCCGAAGCGCACGCCAAGGCCCGGATCGAGACGATCGATGCGCCCGGCATGGTCGCGAGCATGGAAGCGGGCGAGATCGCGGTCGTCCCCGGCTTTCAGGGAATTTCCGATGACGGGCGGATCACGACGCTGGGGCGCGGCGGCTCGGACACGTCGGCGGTCGCGGTCGCGGCGGCGGTGAAGGCCGATCGTTGCGATATCTACACCGATGTCGACGGGGTCTACACCACCGATCCGCGGATCGTCGCCAAGGCGCGCAAGCTGAAGGCGGTGACCTATGAAGAGATGCTCGAACTCGCGAGTGTCGGGGCAAAGGTGCTCCAGACCCGTTCGGTCGGGCTGGCGATGAAGGAAGGCGTCCGCATCCAGGTGCTGTCGAGCTTTGTCGGCGACGACGCGGTATCGGCGGACGATCTGCCCGGCACGCTGATCGTGTCGGACGAGGAAATGGACGAACTGGTGGAGAAGGGCCTGATGGAACGGCAACTCGTGACGGGAATCGCGCACGACAAGAACGAGGCGAAGATCATCCTCACCCGCGTCCCCGACAAGCCGGGCGCGGTTGCGCATATCTTCGAGCCGCTCGCCGATGCGCACATCAATGTCGACATGATCATCCAGAACGTCGGCCGCGACAAGGGCGAGACGGACGTGACCTTCACCGTGCCGCAGGCCGACCTTGCCCGCGCGCAGGCGCTGCTGGAGGACCGGCGCGGAGAGATCGGCTTCAACCGCATCATTACCGACAGCAAGATCGCCAAGATCAGCGTCGTCGGGGTCGGCATGAAGAGCCATGCCGGGGTGGCCAGCACGATGTTCCGGGCGCTGTCCGATCGCGGGATCAACATCCAGGCGATCTCGACGTCGGAGATAAAGGTCAGCGTGATGATCGACGAAGACGAGACCGAACTGGCCGTCCGCGTGCTGCACACGGCCTACGGGTTAGACGCCGTCGACGAACCCGCCTGA
- a CDS encoding helix-turn-helix domain-containing protein, protein MSLKAHLDPVAPGDGKRRQPRRALQLETSGVLPGGLEANVTIHNISAAGLLLETDLPLDQGETLAIELPQVGQVAATVVWVSEHLYGCAFDVALGQAALAATQLRADTPGGAGSPAPARPALAEPLGIKLNRLRRERGMTLAQVAAQLDVSKPTVWAWEKGKARPLPDRIDAIAAALGVPAAELGEAAPDRHAAAVVEECRIRIATACGTEPQNVRIMIEV, encoded by the coding sequence ATGTCGCTCAAAGCCCATCTCGATCCCGTTGCCCCCGGGGACGGAAAACGCCGCCAGCCGCGCCGGGCGCTGCAGCTCGAAACCAGCGGGGTGCTGCCCGGCGGGCTCGAAGCCAATGTGACGATCCACAACATCTCAGCCGCCGGTCTGTTGCTCGAAACCGACCTGCCGCTCGACCAGGGCGAAACCCTAGCGATCGAATTGCCGCAGGTCGGGCAGGTCGCGGCCACGGTGGTCTGGGTCAGCGAGCATCTTTATGGCTGCGCCTTCGACGTGGCGCTGGGGCAGGCGGCGCTCGCCGCGACACAACTGCGCGCCGATACGCCAGGGGGAGCGGGCTCGCCTGCGCCCGCGCGGCCGGCGCTCGCCGAGCCGCTCGGCATCAAGCTCAACCGGCTGCGCCGCGAACGCGGGATGACGCTTGCGCAGGTCGCTGCACAGCTCGATGTCAGCAAGCCGACCGTGTGGGCATGGGAGAAGGGCAAGGCCCGCCCGCTGCCCGACCGCATCGATGCGATCGCCGCCGCGCTCGGCGTTCCGGCTGCCGAACTGGGCGAAGCCGCGCCCGACCGGCACGCCGCTGCAGTGGTCGAGGAATGCCGGATCCGTATTGCGACTGCCTGCGGCACCGAACCCCAAAACGTTCGTATCATGATAGAGGTCTGA
- a CDS encoding sensor domain-containing diguanylate cyclase: MNMGLSAEEGMVLHGLLEEAAGDIVIKLDRRGFLIHASTNFGELGYDLSLLLLLPHVSDLAEAHHASALQEYTDRVLGGKAQGGWIEFPVLTCGSSPDCPAHDCRRWYALSLRPIAGEDGAACGAMGLLRSVQRLRALEGELHASVLTDPLTGLSNRHAFCSSLSRHLGAGGGQMVAVFAVDRMRAMFMQYGQRAADEIQWGFAKFLESMIFPEHELAQLDGERFGVVIPDMTPRAARSWADDVLRTFATLTIGASSRSPQVSASAGLARLESTVDWTLRQAELGLVMARAGGGMRVGQCGRLPPGSPGRADHSQQSLGVASAAR; this comes from the coding sequence ATGAATATGGGTCTGAGTGCTGAAGAAGGCATGGTCCTGCACGGCCTGCTTGAAGAGGCGGCGGGAGATATCGTGATAAAGCTCGATCGACGGGGCTTTCTCATCCACGCATCGACGAATTTCGGCGAACTGGGTTACGATCTGTCGCTGCTGCTGCTGCTGCCGCATGTCAGCGACCTTGCCGAGGCGCATCACGCGTCGGCACTCCAGGAATACACCGACCGGGTACTGGGCGGGAAGGCGCAGGGAGGCTGGATCGAATTTCCGGTGCTGACTTGCGGATCGTCGCCAGACTGCCCGGCGCACGATTGCCGACGCTGGTACGCGCTGAGCCTGAGGCCGATCGCGGGCGAAGACGGAGCCGCCTGCGGGGCGATGGGCCTGCTGCGTTCGGTGCAGCGGCTGCGCGCGCTGGAGGGCGAACTGCATGCCTCGGTCCTGACCGACCCGTTGACCGGCCTGTCCAACCGCCATGCGTTTTGCAGCAGCCTTTCGCGGCATCTCGGAGCGGGTGGCGGCCAGATGGTCGCCGTGTTCGCAGTCGACCGGATGCGCGCGATGTTCATGCAGTATGGCCAGCGAGCCGCCGACGAGATCCAGTGGGGGTTCGCCAAGTTCCTCGAATCGATGATCTTTCCCGAACATGAGCTGGCGCAGCTGGATGGCGAACGCTTCGGCGTGGTCATTCCGGACATGACACCGCGTGCGGCCCGCAGCTGGGCGGACGATGTGCTGCGGACCTTCGCGACCCTGACCATCGGCGCGTCGTCCCGGTCGCCGCAAGTGTCCGCGAGTGCCGGGCTCGCCCGGCTCGAAAGCACGGTAGACTGGACCTTGCGCCAGGCCGAGCTCGGGCTGGTCATGGCGCGCGCCGGAGGCGGAATGCGGGTCGGCCAGTGCGGCCGGTTGCCGCCGGGATCGCCGGGTCGGGCTGACCACAGCCAGCAATCGCTTGGAGTCGCCAGCGCCGCCCGCTAG
- the purT gene encoding formate-dependent phosphoribosylglycinamide formyltransferase: MAHIATILLLGSGELGREFVISAKRLGARVIACDAYDDAPAMQLADSREVFPMLDGEALRGAVEKHQPDLIVPEIEAIRTEVLAELEGEGFNVVPSARAAQLTMNRDAIRDLAAGELRLVTSRYRYAESFEDVRAAAAHTGLPCVIKPVMSSSGKGQSKVDRADQLEAAWDYAVANMRGDRARVIVEQFVDFDYEITLLTVRHAGGITFCPPIGHRQERGDYQESWQPAAMSTGALADAQEMAEKVVMALQGDGRGWGLFGVEFFVKGEEVIFSELSPRPHDTGMVTLAGQMLSEFDLHARAILGLPLPLVLLAAPSASAVILADRDSADFGFEGIAEALGVDPSADIRIFGKPTTRPFRRMGVALACGNDTDEARALARKAADKVRIAYRDGAA; encoded by the coding sequence ATGGCTCATATTGCTACAATCCTGCTGCTTGGTTCCGGCGAGCTCGGTCGCGAATTCGTCATTTCCGCCAAGCGCCTCGGCGCGCGCGTGATCGCCTGCGACGCCTATGATGATGCGCCCGCGATGCAGCTGGCGGATTCGCGCGAAGTGTTCCCGATGCTCGACGGCGAGGCGCTGCGCGGGGCGGTGGAAAAGCACCAGCCCGATCTTATCGTGCCGGAAATCGAAGCGATCCGCACCGAAGTGCTGGCCGAGCTGGAAGGCGAGGGTTTCAATGTCGTGCCCTCTGCCCGCGCCGCGCAGCTGACCATGAACCGCGATGCGATCCGCGATCTGGCGGCGGGCGAGCTGAGGCTGGTCACGTCGCGCTATCGCTACGCCGAATCCTTCGAAGACGTGCGCGCGGCGGCTGCGCATACGGGGCTGCCCTGCGTCATCAAGCCGGTGATGTCCTCGTCGGGCAAGGGCCAGAGCAAGGTCGATCGCGCGGACCAGCTCGAAGCCGCCTGGGACTACGCAGTGGCCAATATGCGCGGCGACCGGGCGCGGGTGATCGTCGAGCAGTTCGTCGATTTCGATTACGAGATAACCCTGCTGACGGTGCGCCACGCCGGCGGCATCACGTTCTGCCCGCCGATCGGCCATCGCCAGGAACGCGGCGACTACCAGGAGAGCTGGCAGCCTGCCGCGATGTCGACAGGAGCGCTCGCCGATGCGCAGGAAATGGCCGAAAAGGTCGTGATGGCATTGCAGGGCGACGGGCGCGGCTGGGGCCTGTTCGGGGTGGAATTCTTTGTGAAGGGCGAGGAGGTGATCTTCTCCGAACTGTCTCCGCGTCCGCACGATACCGGTATGGTCACGCTGGCGGGACAGATGCTGTCCGAGTTCGACCTCCATGCCCGCGCCATTCTCGGCCTGCCTCTGCCGCTGGTTCTCCTTGCCGCGCCCAGTGCCTCGGCCGTGATCCTCGCGGATCGCGACAGCGCCGATTTCGGTTTCGAAGGGATCGCGGAAGCGTTGGGTGTCGACCCCAGCGCGGACATCCGCATTTTCGGCAAGCCCACCACGCGGCCCTTTCGCCGCATGGGCGTCGCGCTCGCCTGCGGGAACGACACCGACGAAGCGCGCGCTTTGGCGAGGAAAGCCGCCGACAAGGTACGGATTGCCTATCGCGATGGAGCCGCCTAA